A stretch of the Fusobacterium varium genome encodes the following:
- a CDS encoding membrane protein, translating to MIKLIGVLIILLGFVLKFDTIAVVLIAGVATGLVADMGFIEILEVLGKAFVSTRYMTLLLLTLAVVGILERNGLRERAAKCISELKGATCGKVLSIYVIVRTIAAAFSLRLSGHVQFIRPLVYPMVKGAAEKEGTVDAKTDEKLKALATSMENYGNFYGQNVFIASSGVLLIVGTLKELGITNVEPYAVAKCSIPVAVISIAVSIIRNYMFDKSLRNTKR from the coding sequence ATGATTAAGTTGATAGGAGTATTGATAATACTTTTAGGATTTGTATTAAAATTTGATACTATAGCTGTTGTACTTATAGCAGGAGTGGCAACAGGTTTAGTTGCAGATATGGGATTTATTGAAATTCTTGAAGTGCTTGGAAAAGCCTTTGTGAGCACAAGATATATGACTCTTCTTCTTTTAACACTGGCAGTAGTGGGGATTTTGGAAAGAAATGGACTTAGAGAAAGAGCAGCAAAATGTATTTCTGAATTAAAGGGTGCTACATGTGGAAAGGTTTTAAGTATTTATGTTATTGTAAGAACAATTGCAGCAGCATTTTCACTTAGATTGAGTGGTCATGTGCAATTCATCAGACCTCTTGTTTATCCAATGGTAAAAGGAGCAGCAGAAAAAGAAGGAACAGTAGATGCTAAAACTGATGAAAAATTAAAAGCTCTTGCTACAAGTATGGAAAACTATGGAAACTTCTATGGACAGAACGTATTTATAGCTTCATCAGGAGTATTATTAATAGTTGGAACTCTAAAAGAATTAGGAATAACAAATGTTGAACCTTATGCTGTAGCAAAATGCAGTATTCCAGTTGCAGTGATTTCAATAGCTGTTTCTATTATAAGAAACTATATGTTTGATAAGAGTTTGAGAAATACTAAGAGATAA